A genomic stretch from Haemophilus parainfluenzae ATCC 33392 includes:
- a CDS encoding NfeD family protein: protein MADWLTTWSVWHWLVLGFVLLIAEILVPGVFLLWWGLAAIVAAGVMALVPSLSLTALAVFYAILAIILSLLWWKYQHSKDNQDQSRTTLNQRDHTLLGKKGTVLEIGSNGIGRGAFADTTWRIQGEHLTVNDLVVVERVDGITLLVKKVAE, encoded by the coding sequence ATGGCAGATTGGTTAACAACTTGGTCGGTTTGGCATTGGTTGGTATTAGGTTTTGTATTGTTAATTGCTGAAATCCTTGTACCCGGCGTATTTTTATTGTGGTGGGGCTTGGCTGCGATTGTGGCAGCAGGCGTAATGGCGTTGGTGCCGAGTTTATCCTTAACCGCGTTAGCCGTTTTTTATGCAATTTTAGCGATTATTCTCTCGTTGCTTTGGTGGAAATACCAACATAGCAAAGATAATCAGGATCAATCTCGTACAACCTTAAATCAAAGAGATCATACTCTGTTAGGTAAAAAAGGTACGGTATTAGAAATCGGTTCTAACGGGATTGGTCGAGGTGCTTTTGCCGATACCACATGGCGCATTCAAGGCGAGCATTTAACGGTGAATGATCTTGTGGTGGTCGAACGCGTTGATGGCATCACATTGTTAGTTAAAAAGGTAGCAGAATGA
- a CDS encoding NAD(P)H-dependent oxidoreductase, with protein MNHLIIFAHPNSQKSFGRAIVERIVKASQQLGVETHLRDLYTMEFNPIISFEELQSANKGIIPAEIQQEHEFILQADLITMVYPLWWMGFPAMLKGYLDRVLTHGFAYKTENGESKGLIHGKAMQQFITIGSSVAQYQEFGVDKSLNHCLVNGLFNYCGIENVDYTLFGDIHIIDDVARQAMLDEAAEKTAAKLTALLAQS; from the coding sequence ATGAATCATTTAATTATTTTTGCACATCCCAATAGCCAAAAAAGTTTTGGTCGTGCAATCGTAGAGCGTATTGTAAAAGCAAGCCAACAACTTGGTGTTGAAACCCATTTGCGTGATCTGTACACGATGGAATTTAACCCGATTATTTCCTTTGAAGAATTACAATCGGCCAATAAAGGCATTATCCCAGCAGAAATCCAGCAGGAACATGAATTTATTCTCCAAGCGGATTTGATTACGATGGTTTATCCGTTGTGGTGGATGGGCTTTCCGGCGATGCTAAAAGGCTATTTAGACCGCGTACTCACGCATGGTTTTGCCTATAAAACAGAGAATGGTGAGTCCAAAGGCCTTATTCATGGTAAAGCAATGCAGCAATTTATCACAATTGGTAGCAGCGTGGCGCAATATCAAGAATTTGGCGTAGATAAATCTCTTAATCATTGTTTGGTTAATGGTTTATTTAATTATTGCGGTATTGAAAATGTGGATTACACGCTGTTCGGAGATATTCACATTATCGATGATGTAGCCCGCCAAGCGATGCTTGATGAAGCTGCTGAAAAAACAGCAGCAAAATTGACCGCACTTTTAGCTCAATCTTGA
- a CDS encoding TorD/DmsD family molecular chaperone, producing MSETQVNNFSLISRLFGNLFYRSPTDPILSGVFDWLQQQGLSQVWALSTDKESEAAIDNLQMKIDLTLLDQEYQKLFGPNGNVPTAISSYDMDVQRFVDFRHARNVPEAENVDHFALLLLTASWLEDNTESLSAQQDLFGDFLLPCAAKFLTQVETYATLPLYRSLAYLTREILAAMADELEEGE from the coding sequence ATGTCAGAAACTCAAGTTAATAATTTCTCTTTAATTAGTCGCTTATTCGGTAATTTATTTTATCGCAGCCCTACGGATCCAATTTTAAGTGGGGTATTTGATTGGCTGCAACAACAAGGTTTAAGTCAAGTGTGGGCACTTTCTACGGATAAAGAAAGTGAAGCCGCCATTGATAATTTACAGATGAAAATTGATTTAACGTTACTTGATCAAGAATATCAAAAATTGTTTGGCCCAAACGGTAATGTGCCGACAGCTATTTCTAGTTATGATATGGATGTGCAACGTTTTGTGGATTTCCGTCATGCTCGTAACGTGCCAGAGGCAGAGAATGTGGATCATTTCGCCTTGTTATTGCTTACGGCTTCTTGGTTAGAAGACAACACGGAATCGCTATCCGCTCAACAAGATTTATTCGGTGATTTCTTATTACCTTGTGCAGCGAAATTCTTAACCCAAGTAGAAACTTATGCCACACTTCCTTTATATCGTTCATTAGCGTATTTAACCCGTGAAATTCTTGCGGCAATGGCTGATGAATTAGAAGAAGGCGAGTAG
- the gyrA gene encoding DNA topoisomerase (ATP-hydrolyzing) subunit A, with protein MTDSIHSSITPVNIEEELKSSYLDYAMSVIVGRALPDVRDGLKPVHRRVLFSMDQSGITAGKKYVKSARVVGDVIGKYHPHGDSAVYDTIVRMAQPFSLRYMLVDGQGNFGSIDGDAPAAMRYTEVRMQKITQALLTDLDKETVNFSPNYDGELMIPDVLPTRIPALLANGSSGIAVGMATNIPPHNLNEVLDGCLAYIDNENITIDELMQYIPGPDFPTAALINGRKGIEEAYRTGRGKVYVRARASVETTDKGKEQIIVTELPYQVNKAKLVEKIAELIKDKKIEGISNIIDLSNKEGIRIEIDIKRDAVGEVVLNHLYALTQMQVTFGINMVALDHGQPRLFNLKQIIEAFVMHRREVVIRRSLFELRKARERTHILEGLAVATSNIDEVIDIIRQSKERKEAAEKLISRPWKLNNEILGLLDAAARPAELAAEFGIKGSDYYLSPEQVDAILELRLHRLTGLATEEVINEYKELLVKIAELLHIINSPERLMEVIREELEQVRAQFADERRTEITAASGDIDLEDLIAQEDVVVTLSHEGYVKYQPLTDYEAQRRGGKGKSATKMKDEDFIEKLLVANTHDTILCFSSRGRLYWLKVYQLPQASRGARGRPIVNILPLQENERITAILPISAYEEDKFVIMATAGGIVKKIALTEFSRPRSSGIIALNLRDEDELIGVDITDGSNEIMLFSSQGRVVRFAESAVRAMGRLATGVRGIKLALTNDIADDESAVEIEEVSDDNAEETLDLNIDKVVSLVVPKNDGAILTATQNGYGKRTQLSEYPTKSRNTKGVISIKVSERNGKVVAATQVEETDQIMLITDAGTLVRTRVSEVSIVGRNTQGVRLIRTAEDEHVVSLERVCDVDDEDEGSEDVTSEE; from the coding sequence ATGACGGATTCAATCCATTCCTCTATTACCCCAGTCAATATCGAAGAAGAACTAAAATCTTCTTACCTTGACTACGCCATGTCGGTGATTGTTGGGCGTGCTTTGCCCGATGTGCGTGACGGTTTAAAACCGGTGCATCGACGTGTGCTTTTCTCCATGGATCAATCTGGCATCACTGCCGGCAAAAAATACGTAAAATCTGCCCGTGTGGTAGGTGATGTAATCGGTAAATATCACCCGCATGGTGATTCTGCGGTGTATGACACCATTGTGCGTATGGCACAGCCGTTCTCATTGCGCTACATGTTGGTAGATGGGCAAGGTAACTTCGGTTCAATCGACGGTGACGCGCCAGCGGCAATGCGTTATACCGAAGTTCGCATGCAAAAAATTACCCAAGCGCTATTAACTGACTTGGATAAAGAAACCGTAAATTTCTCGCCAAACTATGATGGCGAATTAATGATTCCGGATGTATTACCAACTCGTATTCCTGCACTTTTAGCAAACGGTTCTTCCGGTATTGCGGTGGGGATGGCAACCAACATTCCACCACACAACTTAAATGAAGTTTTAGATGGCTGCTTGGCTTATATTGATAACGAAAACATCACCATTGATGAATTAATGCAATATATCCCAGGCCCTGACTTCCCGACAGCGGCATTAATTAATGGCCGTAAAGGGATTGAAGAAGCTTATCGCACTGGTCGCGGCAAAGTGTATGTTCGCGCTCGCGCTAGCGTAGAAACCACAGATAAAGGCAAAGAACAAATCATTGTGACCGAATTGCCTTATCAGGTGAACAAAGCCAAATTAGTGGAAAAAATTGCTGAGCTTATCAAAGATAAAAAAATCGAAGGCATCAGCAATATTATCGACCTTTCGAACAAAGAAGGGATCCGCATTGAAATCGACATCAAACGTGATGCCGTAGGCGAAGTGGTATTAAATCACCTCTATGCGCTTACCCAAATGCAGGTAACCTTCGGAATCAACATGGTGGCCTTAGATCACGGTCAACCACGTTTATTCAACTTAAAACAAATCATTGAAGCCTTTGTGATGCACCGTCGCGAAGTGGTGATTCGCCGTTCTTTATTTGAATTGCGTAAAGCCCGCGAGCGTACGCATATTTTAGAAGGTTTAGCGGTTGCGACATCAAATATCGATGAAGTCATCGATATCATCCGTCAATCGAAAGAGCGTAAAGAAGCGGCAGAAAAATTAATTTCTCGTCCTTGGAAGCTGAATAACGAAATTTTAGGCTTGCTTGATGCAGCGGCTCGTCCAGCTGAATTAGCGGCTGAATTTGGTATTAAAGGTTCTGATTACTATCTTTCTCCAGAACAAGTTGATGCAATCTTAGAACTTCGCTTACATCGCTTAACTGGTCTTGCTACCGAAGAAGTGATCAATGAATACAAAGAGTTATTGGTTAAAATTGCAGAACTTCTCCACATCATTAACAGCCCTGAGCGCTTGATGGAAGTGATTCGTGAAGAGCTTGAACAAGTACGCGCACAATTCGCCGATGAACGTCGTACTGAAATTACTGCGGCTTCTGGTGATATTGATTTAGAAGATTTAATCGCTCAAGAAGATGTAGTAGTGACCCTTTCTCACGAAGGTTATGTGAAATATCAACCGCTTACCGACTACGAAGCTCAACGTCGTGGTGGTAAAGGTAAATCCGCAACGAAGATGAAAGATGAAGACTTCATCGAAAAACTCTTAGTGGCGAATACTCACGATACGATTCTCTGCTTCTCTAGCCGTGGTCGTTTATATTGGTTGAAAGTCTATCAATTACCACAAGCGAGCCGTGGCGCGCGTGGTCGTCCGATTGTGAATATTCTACCGTTACAAGAAAACGAACGTATCACTGCAATCTTGCCAATCTCTGCTTATGAAGAAGATAAATTCGTCATCATGGCAACGGCCGGCGGTATTGTGAAGAAAATTGCACTAACCGAATTCAGCCGTCCACGTTCAAGCGGTATCATCGCCTTGAACTTACGTGATGAAGATGAATTAATCGGTGTGGATATCACTGACGGTTCTAACGAAATCATGTTGTTCTCTTCGCAAGGTCGCGTAGTACGTTTCGCGGAAAGTGCAGTCCGTGCAATGGGGCGTTTAGCAACAGGTGTACGCGGTATTAAACTTGCCCTTACTAATGACATCGCTGACGATGAAAGTGCGGTCGAAATTGAAGAGGTTTCTGACGATAATGCAGAAGAAACCCTCGATCTCAATATCGATAAAGTGGTTTCCTTAGTTGTACCGAAAAATGATGGTGCAATTCTTACCGCAACGCAAAATGGTTACGGTAAACGCACACAATTAAGCGAATACCCAACCAAATCCCGTAATACCAAAGGGGTCATTTCGATTAAAGTGAGCGAACGTAACGGTAAAGTCGTTGCGGCGACACAAGTGGAAGAAACCGACCAAATTATGCTTATTACCGATGCGGGTACCTTAGTGCGCACTCGTGTAAGTGAAGTGAGCATCGTTGGCCGTAACACTCAAGGGGTTCGTTTAATTCGCACCGCAGAAGATGAGCATGTAGTCAGTCTTGAGCGTGTTTGTGATGTGGATGATGAAGACGAAGGCTCTGAAGATGTGACTTCTGAAGAATAA
- the ycaO gene encoding 30S ribosomal protein S12 methylthiotransferase accessory factor YcaO: protein MTEQTFIPGKDAALEDSISKFQQKLTALGFNIEEASWLNPVPNVWSVHIRDKDCPQCFSNGKGASKKAALASALGEYFERLSTNYFFADFYLGQEIANGDFVHYPTEKWFPIEDDSLLPQGILDDYLWDYFDPNQELTPELLVDLQSGNYDRGIVAMPYVRQSDQQTVYIPQSIIANLYVSNGMSAGNTQNEARVQGLSEVFERYVKNRIIAEAISLPEIPKFVMDRYPSIQASIAKLEEKGFPIYAFDASLGGKYPVICVVLLTPNNGTCFASFGAHPNFQVALERTVTELLQGRSLKDLDVFSPPSFNNDDVAEHANLETHFIDSSGLISWDLFKNTPDYEFVDWDFSGSTQEEYENLMAIFKAEEKEVYIMDYNHLDVYACRIIVPGMSDIYPADDLIYANNNMGMDWREILLDLPHHHHDAETYEELLAELDEQDIDDATRVREFIGIVAPKASGWTTLRVGELKSMLYLALGELELALDWANWTMNMNSSVFTPERANYYRALISIIELHLDNTRDPQQYRTVFERMYGKEAVQQAWAAVAEKGNPFYNLPASDETLENFKEHQALLGAYAKLQKAKRENWK, encoded by the coding sequence TTTTTCTAACGGCAAAGGCGCCAGCAAAAAAGCCGCATTAGCGTCTGCATTAGGTGAATATTTCGAGCGTCTTTCCACCAACTATTTCTTTGCTGATTTCTATTTAGGACAAGAAATTGCTAACGGTGATTTTGTTCATTATCCCACTGAAAAATGGTTTCCTATTGAAGACGATTCCCTTTTACCACAAGGGATTTTAGACGATTATTTATGGGATTATTTCGATCCTAACCAAGAACTAACGCCTGAATTACTCGTGGATCTGCAATCCGGCAATTACGATCGTGGTATCGTCGCCATGCCTTATGTGCGCCAATCCGATCAACAAACCGTCTATATTCCACAAAGTATCATTGCGAATTTGTATGTTTCTAACGGGATGTCCGCTGGTAACACACAAAATGAAGCACGAGTGCAAGGGCTTTCAGAAGTTTTTGAGCGTTATGTAAAAAATCGCATTATTGCAGAAGCAATCAGTCTTCCTGAAATTCCAAAATTCGTCATGGATCGTTACCCATCCATTCAAGCCTCTATTGCCAAATTAGAGGAAAAAGGCTTCCCTATTTATGCCTTTGATGCCTCATTAGGTGGCAAATACCCTGTGATTTGCGTGGTATTGCTCACCCCAAATAACGGCACGTGCTTTGCCTCTTTTGGTGCACATCCGAACTTCCAAGTGGCATTAGAGCGTACCGTAACGGAGCTTTTACAAGGTCGCAGTTTAAAAGATCTCGATGTATTCTCTCCTCCATCATTCAATAATGATGATGTGGCGGAGCACGCCAACCTTGAAACACACTTCATTGATTCTAGCGGTTTAATTTCTTGGGATTTATTCAAAAATACACCAGATTATGAGTTTGTAGATTGGGATTTCTCAGGTTCAACGCAAGAAGAATATGAAAACTTGATGGCAATCTTTAAGGCGGAAGAAAAAGAAGTTTATATTATGGATTACAACCATTTAGACGTTTACGCTTGCCGCATTATCGTACCAGGCATGTCTGATATCTATCCTGCTGATGACCTCATTTATGCCAATAACAATATGGGGATGGACTGGCGCGAGATTTTATTAGATTTGCCACACCATCATCATGATGCTGAAACTTACGAAGAGTTGTTAGCAGAATTAGATGAGCAAGATATTGACGATGCCACACGTGTTCGAGAATTTATCGGTATCGTGGCGCCAAAAGCAAGCGGTTGGACCACATTACGTGTTGGTGAACTTAAATCCATGCTCTACTTAGCATTAGGTGAATTAGAATTAGCCTTAGATTGGGCTAACTGGACGATGAATATGAACAGCTCTGTGTTTACACCAGAGCGTGCAAATTACTATCGTGCTTTAATCAGTATCATTGAATTGCATTTAGACAATACTCGCGATCCACAACAATATCGTACTGTATTTGAAAGAATGTATGGCAAAGAAGCCGTTCAACAAGCTTGGGCTGCAGTGGCAGAAAAAGGTAACCCGTTCTATAACTTGCCAGCCAGCGATGAAACGCTTGAAAACTTCAAAGAACACCAAGCTTTACTTGGTGCTTATGCGAAATTACAAAAAGCCAAACGAGAAAATTGGAAATAG